CAGCAGATACAGACTGGTGAAATCAGACCAACTTTGTATAATAAAGCGTTAAACCTACCATTTAGTAAGTCAGCATATTTTCGTTAGTCACATTAAGATCTACCACCTTCTTTTATGTATTTTGTGTTATTCTCCAGCTCATTTGATCGACGAAATAGCACCATCATGGGACGAGAAAGAGGGCGGAGGAGGATTGTGGGCTGCTTGTGACACCTGCCAGAATGCAACTGTTGACTTGGTAAAGGGTAGTTTTCGATTACACAGAAATGCTCTGGCAAGATAATTTGAAACTAATCAGAAAGTTTTTCTGTCCAAGTACATATCCTTTCCAAATACTCTGCCCTAGCTGAAACGATGATGTTTAATTGATAAAAAACTGGCGTTTCATTTATTAAAAACATATTATTTGTACCTTAACACTCTGAGAGGTGGTTCCACTTTCTTCCCAATCGACTCACGGCGTTGTTCTTCTTTTTCAGATTACTAGTTGAAAGTACCAACACCTTCGTTTCTTCCCCTCTCATCTTGTCAATCTCTTGAAACAAATCAGAAAGTTTTTCTGTGCAAAGAAAAGAAGATAATTGCTGTTGAGGGTCCAAACCGAAAGAAAAAGGCCTTTAACCTCAGATATAGTCAGATCAGTATTGTTGCATTATCATAATATCCAAATTTAGTAGTGGGATTGATTTTGCTGGACCTTTTCTTTACCATTTAAAATGTTACCAGACGGGTTTATGACTTCTATTGCCTCAAATTTGGGATGCTTAGTTCATAGGAAATTTCAATATTGCTGATTTTACTGAAGGATCACACAGAATATAAATATACTATATCCTCTTATCTACGTGAACTAGTAAATGGTTTCTTACTTTCAAGGTAAATAACTGGAATTCTAGGATAAAAATGGTTAGCACGAGTTAAGATTACCCGAAAGTGGGGCAGTCTTGAGATTTATTTAGTCATTAATAAGACAATCTTTTAACATTCGGTGAAGAACATATTTTACCTtgtaaaaaattactaaaatatgCCTTGCATGTTAACATGGAAAGTAGTGGTACTGCTTTCCCTATTTCCttgcaaaaataaatatttaccttgcatattaatttaaatattagtGGTAGTCTTTTATCAGTTGGACATCTATTATAACAGGGCTAAATTACCGCAAGGTAATTTGAAGATGATAAATGGAATTTAATTGCTTTCAAAAGAAcaaaatgatgatgatgatactaatgataataataataataacaacaacaacaaaaacaaaaacaacaacaacaaataaaAGATGGAAATTCTTCCAATGAAAGATCCTTACTTTGTTATGGAGTGGTACACATCACACAGAAGAGAGTGAGGCATGTGTTGGAAAAGCTTAATATAGAGGCTgagaaatttaaagaaaaaaaggaaatataatgaactaagaaaaggaaaagtaattCAAAAACTTTATCCATTATCAGCATTATAGCACCAAAAAACCATATTTTGGTTACTATATATTAATACAACAGTTGGTAAACATCACATAAGCATTTCATCCTTCCGCAAAGAAATTTCCTCACCCCCACATATCAGGCAAATATGCCTCAAAGCTCTACAATCCATCCTCCTAAAACCAACTTGTTTGTTCTGAACATCAAATGACACATAATGATATTGTTGGAGACGAACACCAAGAAGGCTGTGATCAAGATCCTTCGGATAAGCATCCACCACATTCAAACATGTTAAATTTGGTTGTAGAAGCGTGAAAAGGCTTTCAACACCTAGATTCAATGTAGCCTCATTCTCAAAATGGAAAGTAACCAATGGAAAATCCTGGAAGTCCCGATACAAATTTCCCTTAAAGCAAAGCCTCAGAACACCTTCCGAGGAGATGCCGTCTGATCTCTCCATCTTGTCTCCTATGAAATCAAGAATTGTTTCTTCAAGTTTATAGTAAGCTATCGATTGAAGAAAACTCACGCTTAAACCTGAATCAATAATTGCACCACCTGTGTGAGTCGCATCACTTCTCCATAATAGTTTCTTGTCAATATCAAGTAATCTCCCTCCAAAACTAATGCCTTCTAGGTTTACAGCATAATGGCCACCCTCAAGGTAAAGAGGTGCTGTTTGGCCATCAAACTTAATGTTTTCTCCAATGAATAAAACATTATCCTTGTAAAATGGATCACTCAAATTTCCGATAcaataggaaaattttctaggacCTAGTTTCCTGGCACCCACTTGTGAAACTAATGAAACTTTAAACGTACCAAGTCCTAGAACTCCATTGTATTTACCTAGAAAATCTGAAGATTTGCGGGCGCATCCAAATACACCATTATCAATGGTGGATTGGTTATCGTAAAATGGCTTGAAAACTATGCTATCGCGTCCCAAGAACCCTCTGGTATCACCTGCCAAGTATTTCGTATAATAATAGCAACGATTGGCAAGTTGAACGCAGTTAACAAAAGCAGCCTCATCACAGTACTGGCTACAAATTAACTCCTCTGCATAACTTTTAGAATTTGCAGGATTATATATTTTGTATATAGGGTCAACCTCCCCATGATTTGGTACGCAGTGGACCCAAAACAATGAGCTGCCAGTGTCCATAGCAACAGCTTGTTCCTGGGGCGGTTCACCCACCTGCAAATACACTAGAAACACAGGTATAAGTGGACGTGAGATTATCTCGGTTCGAACTTTACTATCATTAAAATCTCCCTCCACGTGCCCTCTCAAATGATCCAAACGTGCTAATGAGATTTCCAAGTCCCTGTTGGCGGCATTTGGATCGAAATAGGGAGACTCAACAGAATTGTAATGAACCATTCTGGCGACTATCCTATTTCCTGTGGCACTTGAGAATTCAATTACTAGGAGTAGAAAACAGAAAATGACACTAAATGATGAGTTTTGGAACTTTCCCATGCTTAAGTTTAACAAGTCTATACAATTTTCTAGACGTGACAGATTTAGAGAAGGTCACCACTGGAAAGAAAGCGCAAGGAACACAGATATATAGCATCTGGCCTGCCAATCACTAATGGTAATAGCATCTGTAACATTTTAATGTGTTCATGAACGTGCATGTCTGTTTATTTTATGGTGGTTGTCCTTTAGAGTAGACAAATTTTCGGTTcatacccctttttttttttggttcatacTTTATATGACAATTTCTTTTTAAGtcaaataaataacaaagtaCTAGCAATTTGCAAATGTCTTACCTTAATTAAGGTTTCTTCCGAGTATTTACGATGTGATTGTAAACAAATAATTGGGcatttaaattttcattaagcAATTGCCACATCATTACTTGACAAGGATGGGAAAAGAaattaattttcaaatcatgtgTGTGTAGGAAGTAATACACCGGTGATGAAAAACTTGTGGTAAATATTATTATTCAAATTTTTAAGGGAGAGTGAGAAGCAACATTAGTCAGATAATcatgaaattcatgaaattcctattttgaactcatttAATTGGGAAAAAATGTTTATTCACAAGTAAGAAGTCAATAGCCAGATAAGTTCATGGTCCTATTTAATTAAGAGATAATTATAATTTATCCTCTTAACGTACATTCTAATTCTCACTTTACCTCCTAATCTTTATTTTGTGTCACTTAAcccataaaagaaaaaaatttcccCTCTACTATGTTGGTTGTTTTCATTTTGGGTCTCTgttatcttttttatttgaaattagttttcttcttttttaatttatatatatatactaattaGTTTTCTATTCTAATATATATACTAATTGTCTTTATCACCACTAATTAGAGGGGTCAAAATCAAATGACAAGTTAAAATTCAATGTTTAAAATaagtagaaaattaaaaattaaaaactttttATAATAGAGGTTTACTTTTGTCTCATAGGAGGttaagtgataaaaaaaataaaagttaaagGGGTAAAGCGAGAATTATGGCATACCTTAGAGGATAAATTGTAATTAACCCCGTCAATTAATGGAGAAAACATTTGCCTATGACTAAATTTAAATGATTCGCGGGATCGACCAATTCCCAAAGACGTGGAATTATGTTTATGTGTAGGAACAGAATAAGATGTGAAAGAAATCAAGGCAATGACACTGATCAAATGGCTTTGCGATTATTCTTGAGAGCTTGGACCCAAAGATTCTTGTTTGTGTCTGAATTATATAAATATAGGAAGACGAGACAGTACCAGGCATGGTAAGTGAAAATTCGTATTATATCCATATAATATGCATTCGAtcatatgtaaaatttaaa
The Coffea arabica cultivar ET-39 chromosome 6c, Coffea Arabica ET-39 HiFi, whole genome shotgun sequence genome window above contains:
- the LOC113693305 gene encoding aspartyl protease UND-like codes for the protein MVHYNSVESPYFDPNAANRDLEISLARLDHLRGHVEGDFNDSKVRTEIISRPLIPVFLVYLQVGEPPQEQAVAMDTGSSLFWVHCVPNHGEVDPIYKIYNPANSKSYAEELICSQYCDEAAFVNCVQLANRCYYYTKYLAGDTRGFLGRDSIVFKPFYDNQSTIDNGVFGCARKSSDFLGKYNGVLGLGTFKVSLVSQVGARKLGPRKFSYCIGNLSDPFYKDNVLFIGENIKFDGQTAPLYLEGGHYAVNLEGISFGGRLLDIDKKLLWRSDATHTGGAIIDSGLSVSFLQSIAYYKLEETILDFIGDKMERSDGISSEGVLRLCFKGNLYRDFQDFPLVTFHFENEATLNLGVESLFTLLQPNLTCLNVVDAYPKDLDHSLLGVRLQQYHYVSFDVQNKQVGFRRMDCRALRHICLICGGEEISLRKDEMLM